The following nucleotide sequence is from Aneurinibacillus soli.
TTTGGAAACATATATCCATTGTTTCATTTGTCTGAACACGGTAAAATTGCATACTTGGATGGTATTATAAATTGTGTCTATATAGTGAAAAATCGCTTGCTTGATGGGAGATGTTATCATCATGGAAACAAACGAAACACAACATTTCGATGTCGTGATCGTAGGTGGCGGGTTAGCTGGTTTATCGACAGCAGCTTACTTAGCGAAGAACGGAAAAAAGGTAGTGGTTCTCGAACGTGGAAATCTAGGTGGACGCGCTGTTACATTGAAACTTAAAGGATTTTCGTTTAATTTTGGCGCACATGCCATTTATGGACGCGATTCGTCTGTACTTAAGAAATTTGAAAAAGATCTCGGCATTCAGATTACGTGGAAAGATTTTGAGCCGAGCAAGGCGAAATATGACATTGGAGATCGGCTGTCAGCTATGCCAGCTAATATTCAAGGGTTGTTCCGCACATCGATTCTGAACAGTCTAGGTAAGGTGAAGTTCACCTTCAATATTTTCAAAACGATGCTTCATATGGAAAAAGGTCATCCGCATATGTCGATCGAGAAGTGGATGGAAGAAAAGCAAGTGAGTGAAGATGTGAAAAACATGATGCTCACACTTGCTTCGTCTAACTTCTTTACCCGCGAGCCGGAGCGCATTCCGTCTGATGTGTTCTTCACATATTACCAACGCCTGTTTACATCTAATAAGCCGGTTGCCTATATTGGGGGCGGCTGGCAGGCCCTTATCGCTGAATTTGTTCGGGTGATTGAAGAGAATAATGGTGTAGTGATCACAAAGGCGAAAGCGGAATCGATTGAGGATGATGGCGATCGTGTAACAAAGGTACACACAACACAGGGGATTTTTGAAGCGGATGAATTCGTGTTCTGTATGCCACCGAAAGAGCTGGAGAAAATCGTAACCGGCACAAAAGTAGAGCATTTCATTAAGCAGTATTCAAGCTATGAACCAAGCTACGTATACGTATACGATATCGGGTTAAGTGAGCGGATCGATGTACCGTACACATATATTTATGACAAAGCGAATAAGATGTTTATTACCGATATCTCGCATTATGACGAATCATGTGTACCGGAAGGCGGCCAGATGTTGCAGGCGATTGCCTATCTGTCTGAGTCTGATCTGGCGGATAAGGACAAAGTGCAGGAGTACCATGACAAAATCGAGGCGTTGTATGACAAGCACTTTGTAGGATGGCGCGATAAACTTGTTGTTCCGCGTGTATCCAAACGTGCAGCAGCACAGGAAATCAAGTGGACGATGAACCAGAAGCCAATGCCGGTTTATCTGCCAGATTACCGAAATGTGTTCTTTGCGGGTGACTGGTGTGAAGGCAAAGGACAATTGTCCGAGCTGTCATTTTCAAGCGCATTCGAAGCAAGTCAGCTGATTATCGGAAAATATTCGCATGTATAAATAAAAAAGATGTATGAGATTCAGGGGGAGTGGGAATAACAAGAATAGTTGTAGGAAAGTGTCTCCCTATATTCTCCCCCTTTTTCCCTTGCCGCCAATTTGGCGGCTTTTTTTGTATAGGTTCCGATAGTTTTGCATATAAAAATAGCCAAATTTAAAAATTAAGTTCGACTGCGCGTTCTTTTATAAAAGAATTTGGTCAGTAGAATCATCATAAGAAGCAAGTTTGTAGCAGTACCTATATAAGAACTATATAGGAGTAACTGAGGCCGTGGATTACTCAATATATTACATATCCCCTCCTAGATAACGATGCAAGTCCATTGTAACAACGGGCTTTTTTAGTTCCGGTAAAATGATTTATGTTGCTTACTATCATTTTAGAGATCAGAAAATCGTTTTATTGCTGTGCATATAGTAGGGTTCTAATTATGAGAAGTAAACAATTTTGCAAGCGTAAAAAAAATAAAAAGAGAGAAAACCGACGATAAATGGATTAATAAGATACTATGCGGAGATATAAGGAGATAAACAATCTATTTAGACATTTTAATTATTATGAATATTTGTTATATTTGTTTTACACCAACAACAGGTGGACAACCTTCTACTCAACCCACTACACCTGAATGGATGTGATGACGATGATTGCAGAGGGTAAAATTCAATGGATGCTTGCTCCAGGTAAATAGGGAAAGGCGATGTACACAGCAGTCGAATAACGAAAGAAGGAAGGTGTGACACTTCCTGAGATCGTTAGGGGTGTACAGGTATATAAACTAAAGTAAGAAAGGAGAACGTGAAAAGTTGAATAGCGAGGAAATACAAACGTAGCCCTGTGCTCTCCGTGAATCGAGAACACAGGGCTACGTTATTTTTATAACTC
It contains:
- a CDS encoding phytoene desaturase family protein; translation: METNETQHFDVVIVGGGLAGLSTAAYLAKNGKKVVVLERGNLGGRAVTLKLKGFSFNFGAHAIYGRDSSVLKKFEKDLGIQITWKDFEPSKAKYDIGDRLSAMPANIQGLFRTSILNSLGKVKFTFNIFKTMLHMEKGHPHMSIEKWMEEKQVSEDVKNMMLTLASSNFFTREPERIPSDVFFTYYQRLFTSNKPVAYIGGGWQALIAEFVRVIEENNGVVITKAKAESIEDDGDRVTKVHTTQGIFEADEFVFCMPPKELEKIVTGTKVEHFIKQYSSYEPSYVYVYDIGLSERIDVPYTYIYDKANKMFITDISHYDESCVPEGGQMLQAIAYLSESDLADKDKVQEYHDKIEALYDKHFVGWRDKLVVPRVSKRAAAQEIKWTMNQKPMPVYLPDYRNVFFAGDWCEGKGQLSELSFSSAFEASQLIIGKYSHV